The bacterium region TGCGGAGTGTTGCGGCGAAGCTTGGTGTCGGACATGGTTCCATCCTCGAGGCTGGCCGGGGGTGGTTCGGGCGGCGGTGGAGCTGGTTGCGGCCCCGGCGTCTTCTTGGCAGCAATTAAATAGGAACGATTCCGACTGTCAACCGACAGTTGGAATTTCGGCCGCACGAACCAACCTTCGGCGGCCGACAGGCGTCTCCTTGGCAGAACCCACATCGGACCCACGCCCCCAGGGATGAGATGAACGCAGGCGCCCTACACCCCCCGAACCCGGCCACGGACCCCTGCGACGGCGACGACCTCGCCTGGGCCGAAGCCGCCGCCGCCGGCGACCGCCGCGCCTTCGAGCGCATCTACCGGCGCCATGCGGCCCGCGTCTACGGCCTGAGCCTGCGCCTGACCCGCGACGAGGGGGAAGCGGAGCGGCTGACCCAGGACACGTTCGTCAAGGCCTGGTTCGCCCTGGCCGGCTTCCGGGGCCAGGGATCGCTCGGGGCCTGGCTGGCCCGGGTGGCCACGAACCTGTGGCGCGACCGCTACCGCTCGCGACAGCGCCGGGAGCAGCTGGTCAGCGACGCAGCGGTGCTCCGGGGCGACCGCGAGGGGCAGGAGCCCACGGCGGGTCTCTCGGGGCATGCGCGATCCCGGCCGGACGGCGTCGTGCCCCTGCTGACGGCCATGGATCTGGAGCGGTGCGTGGCGCGTCTGCCCGCGGGGGCGCGCCAGGTCTACGTGCTGCACGACATCGAGGAACTGAAGCATCGCGAGATCGCCGACCTGCTCGGTGTCGCGGTGGGGACGGTGAAGGCCCAGTTGCACCGGGCGCGCAGGCTGCTGCGCGTCATGCTCGAAGCCGACGAAGCGCCGGCG contains the following coding sequences:
- a CDS encoding sigma-70 family RNA polymerase sigma factor; translation: MNAGALHPPNPATDPCDGDDLAWAEAAAAGDRRAFERIYRRHAARVYGLSLRLTRDEGEAERLTQDTFVKAWFALAGFRGQGSLGAWLARVATNLWRDRYRSRQRREQLVSDAAVLRGDREGQEPTAGLSGHARSRPDGVVPLLTAMDLERCVARLPAGARQVYVLHDIEELKHREIADLLGVAVGTVKAQLHRARRLLRVMLEADEAPAEGKRGRS